One Bradyrhizobium zhanjiangense DNA segment encodes these proteins:
- a CDS encoding DUF3280 domain-containing protein yields MHRSRLILSAFLLFVLSSRADAEPAIGVAMDDFSYTDTSAEPANQTAAHERRLSAFMAALRRDIGADRRYRLVPSAQDGAAFKVIGGIQKTSTLVQWAKVAVIDVGAKKLVMDKLYTFRGDNDESWERAEIFVSREVMAALAMPAPVALAVFDFELEDMTAASATTSAASDASYLAEVTDGVREALGQSGRYRIVDVGGEAAKARALRDCGGCEAAIAQKLGADQSLIGVVRRVSRTEYTLGFQVRDARTGAVVARGDSGLRLGADYSWKRGAVRLVSDRLIESQQATDAPKAR; encoded by the coding sequence ATGCACCGCTCCCGGTTGATTCTGTCTGCTTTTCTCCTCTTCGTCCTTTCTTCGCGAGCCGATGCCGAGCCTGCCATTGGCGTTGCCATGGACGATTTTAGCTATACCGACACGTCGGCCGAGCCGGCCAACCAGACCGCCGCCCACGAGCGGCGGCTATCGGCGTTCATGGCCGCGCTTAGACGGGATATCGGCGCGGACCGGCGCTATCGGCTGGTGCCGTCCGCCCAGGACGGTGCGGCGTTCAAGGTCATCGGCGGCATCCAGAAGACCAGCACGCTGGTGCAATGGGCCAAGGTCGCTGTGATCGATGTCGGCGCCAAGAAGCTGGTGATGGACAAGCTCTACACGTTCCGCGGCGACAATGATGAATCTTGGGAGCGGGCCGAAATTTTTGTCTCGCGCGAGGTGATGGCTGCGCTCGCGATGCCTGCACCGGTCGCGCTGGCGGTGTTCGATTTCGAGCTCGAGGACATGACGGCTGCTTCCGCGACCACCTCGGCCGCTTCGGACGCCTCGTACCTCGCCGAGGTCACCGACGGTGTGCGCGAGGCGCTCGGCCAATCCGGTCGCTATCGCATCGTCGATGTCGGCGGCGAGGCGGCGAAGGCGCGCGCCTTGCGCGACTGCGGAGGCTGCGAGGCGGCGATCGCGCAGAAGCTCGGCGCGGATCAGTCGCTCATCGGCGTGGTGCGGCGTGTCAGCCGCACCGAATACACGCTCGGCTTCCAGGTTCGCGATGCCAGGACCGGCGCGGTGGTGGCCCGCGGCGACAGCGGCTTGCGCCTCGGCGCGGACTATTCGTGGAAGCGCGGCGCCGTGCGGCTGGTCAGCGATCGGCTGATCGAGAGCCAGCAGGCCACCGACGCACCTAAAGCGCGATGA
- a CDS encoding bifunctional 3-(3-hydroxy-phenyl)propionate/3-hydroxycinnamic acid hydroxylase, translating to MQDKSAPEEFDVVIVGRGPVGATLANLLGLRGVRTLVLEREARTYHLPRAVHFDDECMRVFQTIGLAEAILPQTILSPGMLFLDADGRMLLDWSRPQTLTPMGWNLSYRFHQPDLEDALIGGLARWPHVTLRNRCDVFALDQDQHGVRIRYEDLSNGRLSEVRAGYVIGCDGARSLVRRFIGSGMDDLGFHERWLVIDVLLKRERDDLGDYSLQHCDPRRPATYVRGTGTRRRWEITVLADEDSQEVAQPAKVWELLSRWITPDDAAIERAAVYTFHSVIAQRWRSARLLLAGDSAHQTPPFLGQGMCAGIRDAANLAWKLSAIIRGGAAADLLDTYQSERQPHVREFIELAIRLGGVINTKAIEAGLAAGKARENAPVRLEVKKPLLGPGLALGDLPLAGHLAPQFILRDGGRSDDQIGYSHVLLVASAATLSSSLNPSQAGIKILSSDDAEGVGHWLREHGIIAALVRPDRYVRGTARNDAELDRLIGAITPSTHVPSAA from the coding sequence ATGCAAGATAAATCCGCCCCCGAAGAATTCGACGTCGTCATCGTCGGCCGTGGTCCGGTCGGCGCCACGCTCGCCAACCTGCTCGGCCTGCGCGGCGTGCGCACGCTGGTGCTCGAGCGCGAGGCACGGACTTATCATTTGCCGCGCGCGGTGCATTTCGACGACGAATGCATGCGCGTGTTCCAGACCATTGGCCTTGCCGAGGCGATCCTGCCGCAAACCATCCTCAGCCCCGGGATGCTCTTCCTCGACGCCGATGGCCGCATGCTGTTGGACTGGTCGCGGCCGCAGACGCTCACCCCGATGGGCTGGAATCTGAGCTATCGCTTCCATCAGCCCGATCTAGAGGACGCGCTGATCGGCGGCCTCGCGCGATGGCCGCACGTAACCCTGCGCAATCGTTGCGATGTATTCGCACTGGACCAGGATCAGCATGGCGTGCGCATCCGCTACGAGGACCTCTCCAACGGGAGGCTCAGCGAGGTCCGCGCCGGCTACGTAATCGGCTGCGACGGCGCCCGCTCCTTGGTGCGACGCTTCATCGGCTCGGGGATGGACGATCTCGGCTTCCACGAGCGCTGGCTGGTGATCGACGTCCTGCTCAAGCGCGAGCGGGACGACCTCGGCGACTACAGCCTCCAGCATTGCGACCCGCGGCGGCCCGCAACTTACGTGCGCGGCACCGGCACACGACGGCGCTGGGAGATCACGGTTCTTGCCGATGAGGACTCTCAGGAGGTAGCGCAACCTGCCAAGGTCTGGGAGCTGCTGTCGCGCTGGATCACGCCGGATGATGCCGCGATCGAGCGCGCCGCGGTCTACACGTTTCATTCCGTCATCGCGCAGCGATGGCGCAGCGCTCGACTGCTGCTCGCCGGCGATTCCGCGCATCAGACACCGCCCTTCCTGGGCCAGGGCATGTGCGCCGGAATCCGCGATGCTGCAAACCTCGCCTGGAAGCTCAGCGCGATCATCCGTGGCGGCGCTGCAGCTGACCTCCTCGACACCTATCAGAGCGAACGCCAGCCGCATGTGCGCGAGTTCATTGAGCTCGCCATTCGCCTCGGCGGGGTCATCAACACCAAGGCGATCGAAGCCGGCCTTGCCGCAGGCAAAGCGCGCGAGAATGCGCCGGTCAGGCTCGAGGTGAAGAAGCCCCTGCTCGGCCCGGGCCTTGCGCTCGGCGACCTGCCTCTCGCCGGACATCTCGCGCCGCAATTCATCTTGCGCGACGGTGGCCGTAGTGACGACCAGATCGGCTACAGCCATGTGCTCCTCGTCGCGAGCGCGGCCACGTTGTCGTCATCTCTCAATCCTTCACAGGCAGGGATCAAGATCCTGTCCAGCGACGATGCCGAAGGTGTCGGCCACTGGCTTCGCGAGCACGGCATCATCGCCGCGCTCGTTCGGCCCGACCGTTACGTGCGCGGCACCGCCCGCAACGATGCCGAGCTCGACCGGCTTATCGGCGCCATCACGCCTTCAACCCACGTGCCGTCCGCGGCCTGA
- a CDS encoding SDR family oxidoreductase, with amino-acid sequence MSTALFDLSGRTALVTGSSRGLGRAIAEGMAKAGAKIIVNGVDPKRVEQAVADFRAAGHQAEGAAFNVTDEPAIVAAFNDFDKKGLAVDIVVNNAGIQHRKPLVEFTTDEWRKVIETNLTSAFVIGREAAKRMIPRKHGKIINIGSLGSELARPTIAPYTAAKGGIKNLTRSMAVEWAQHGIQANAIGPGYMLTDMNEALVNNTDFNNWLMGRIPSKRWGKPDELVGAAIFLASDASTYVNGQIIYVDGGMIAAM; translated from the coding sequence ATGAGCACCGCCCTCTTCGACCTTTCCGGCCGTACCGCGCTGGTGACCGGCTCCTCCCGCGGCCTCGGCCGCGCCATTGCCGAAGGCATGGCCAAAGCCGGCGCCAAGATCATCGTCAACGGCGTCGATCCCAAGCGCGTCGAGCAGGCCGTCGCCGATTTTCGCGCCGCCGGTCACCAGGCCGAAGGCGCCGCGTTCAACGTCACCGACGAGCCCGCGATCGTCGCTGCCTTCAACGATTTCGACAAAAAGGGTCTCGCCGTCGACATCGTCGTCAACAACGCCGGCATTCAGCACCGCAAGCCGCTGGTGGAGTTCACGACCGACGAGTGGCGCAAGGTGATCGAGACCAACCTCACCAGCGCCTTCGTGATCGGCCGCGAGGCGGCCAAGCGCATGATCCCGCGCAAGCACGGCAAGATCATCAATATCGGCTCGCTCGGCAGCGAGCTCGCGCGCCCGACCATCGCGCCCTACACCGCCGCCAAGGGCGGCATCAAGAATCTGACCCGCTCGATGGCAGTGGAATGGGCCCAGCACGGCATTCAGGCCAACGCGATCGGCCCCGGCTACATGCTGACCGACATGAACGAGGCGCTGGTCAACAACACCGATTTCAACAATTGGCTGATGGGCCGCATCCCGTCGAAACGCTGGGGCAAGCCGGATGAGCTGGTCGGCGCGGCGATCTTCCTGGCCTCCGACGCTTCGACTTACGTCAATGGCCAGATCATCTATGTCGATGGCGGCATGATCGCCGCGATGTGA
- a CDS encoding sensor histidine kinase, whose protein sequence is MWNRPRFDLKVRLTLRVAAVSAACFAAISAYFLVTADSAAHARIDGIAAIVAKTLELQQGKIQWVASPRSDFPNLDPVSAHVMTPGLCLGFRSASGDMLQRFCSGAPTPASPPPQAFAAFYRSLFDPGREAARPVIVRGTKLGETVVSVDPAVQTAEAWHEAGRLMIALAIALPLLCALVYAALARALRPTGMIGNGLERIAAGDLTTRLPPFDLAELSAIRDVFNHLAESLDTALAERNELTRKLIALQDEERRHLARELHDEFGQSLAAIRALAASARQTAAQDCPDLLGECDSIARTATGMMETLRGALFRLRPPDVDELGLVASLEGLVSGWNGRSRGQTRFDISFEGAFESVPASVSANLYRIVQEALTNAAKHAGATKVSLHLTMAESEIALAIEDDGRPNEAAVKSGMGLLGMRERVAALRGRLSFETGAHGSALRVVIPLAAADGQALEHAA, encoded by the coding sequence ATGTGGAATCGCCCGAGGTTCGATCTCAAGGTCCGTCTGACGTTGCGCGTGGCCGCCGTATCGGCCGCCTGCTTCGCCGCGATCTCCGCCTATTTCCTTGTTACCGCCGACAGCGCCGCGCACGCGCGCATCGACGGTATCGCTGCCATCGTGGCGAAGACATTGGAGCTGCAACAGGGCAAGATCCAGTGGGTGGCCAGCCCGCGCTCCGACTTTCCGAACCTTGACCCGGTTTCGGCCCATGTGATGACGCCCGGCCTGTGTCTTGGATTCCGGAGCGCGAGCGGCGACATGCTCCAGCGTTTCTGTAGTGGCGCGCCTACCCCGGCGAGCCCGCCGCCGCAAGCCTTCGCCGCCTTCTATCGCAGCCTGTTCGACCCCGGCCGCGAGGCGGCGCGGCCCGTGATCGTGCGCGGAACGAAGCTCGGCGAGACCGTTGTCTCGGTTGATCCGGCGGTGCAGACGGCGGAGGCCTGGCACGAGGCTGGGCGCCTGATGATCGCGCTTGCGATTGCGCTGCCGCTGCTCTGCGCGCTGGTCTATGCCGCACTCGCCCGCGCCCTGCGCCCCACCGGCATGATCGGCAACGGCCTCGAGCGGATCGCCGCTGGTGACCTCACCACACGGCTGCCGCCCTTCGACCTCGCCGAGCTCTCCGCCATCCGCGATGTCTTCAACCATCTCGCCGAAAGCCTCGACACCGCGCTTGCGGAACGCAACGAGCTGACGCGGAAGCTGATCGCGCTGCAGGACGAGGAGCGACGCCATCTCGCGCGCGAGCTGCATGACGAGTTCGGCCAGTCGCTCGCCGCAATCCGCGCGCTTGCCGCATCCGCCCGCCAGACTGCGGCGCAGGACTGCCCCGATCTGCTGGGAGAGTGCGACAGCATTGCCCGGACCGCGACCGGCATGATGGAGACCCTGCGTGGCGCGCTGTTCCGGTTGCGGCCACCCGATGTCGACGAGCTCGGCCTCGTCGCGAGCCTCGAAGGCCTAGTCTCGGGGTGGAACGGCCGCAGCCGCGGCCAGACCCGGTTCGATATCTCCTTCGAGGGCGCTTTCGAGAGCGTGCCCGCCTCCGTCAGCGCCAATCTCTATCGCATCGTGCAGGAGGCGCTCACCAACGCGGCCAAGCACGCCGGCGCAACGAAGGTCAGCCTGCATCTGACGATGGCCGAAAGTGAGATCGCGCTCGCGATCGAGGACGACGGCCGGCCGAACGAGGCGGCCGTCAAATCGGGCATGGGCCTGCTCGGCATGCGCGAGCGCGTCGCCGCGCTTCGCGGCCGGCTGAGCTTCGAAACCGGTGCCCATGGCTCGGCACTGCGTGTGGTCATTCCGCTCGCGGCCGCCGATGGTCAGGCGCTGGAGCACGCGGCATGA
- a CDS encoding VOC family protein: MEITALGYIGINSSQLDSWSRMATRLLGMQQVDRGGKMCAFRMDDRKQRLIVDGSSDAGLAVMGWEVPSAAELDQLAGRLEGQGVKVVRGSRALADERHVTELITFADPAGNRLEAFCKPELATEPFRPGRPISGFRTGALGMGHVVLNVEDVEPLLPFYRDVLGFHVSDFGLKPYGLYFFHVNGRHHSFAMVGSGRKALHHFMVELGSLDDVGQGYDLAQMDDGRVAYTLGRHTNDHMTSFYVNTPSGFFIEYGWGGRVIDPETWQPHETFDGPSLWGHERLHMPEEQRKRLRDMRLDAAARGVRVADPRVPPLNCAWLDSLIARE; encoded by the coding sequence ATGGAAATCACCGCGCTCGGCTATATCGGGATCAATTCCTCCCAGCTCGACTCGTGGAGCCGGATGGCGACCAGGCTGCTCGGCATGCAGCAGGTCGACCGCGGCGGCAAGATGTGCGCCTTCCGCATGGACGACCGCAAGCAGCGCCTGATCGTCGATGGCAGCAGCGATGCCGGACTTGCGGTGATGGGCTGGGAAGTTCCTTCGGCCGCCGAACTGGACCAGCTCGCTGGCAGGCTTGAAGGGCAGGGCGTCAAGGTCGTCCGCGGGTCACGCGCGCTGGCTGACGAGCGGCATGTCACCGAGCTGATCACGTTCGCCGATCCCGCCGGCAACCGGTTGGAGGCGTTCTGCAAGCCGGAGCTTGCAACCGAACCGTTCAGGCCCGGCCGACCGATCTCGGGTTTCCGCACCGGCGCGCTCGGCATGGGACACGTCGTGCTCAATGTCGAGGACGTCGAGCCGCTGTTGCCGTTCTATCGCGACGTGCTCGGCTTCCATGTCTCGGACTTTGGCCTCAAGCCCTACGGGCTCTATTTCTTCCACGTCAACGGCCGCCACCACTCCTTTGCGATGGTCGGCTCCGGGCGCAAGGCGCTGCACCATTTCATGGTCGAGCTCGGCAGTCTCGACGATGTCGGGCAGGGCTATGATCTCGCGCAGATGGACGACGGCCGCGTTGCCTATACGCTGGGGCGGCACACCAACGATCACATGACCTCGTTTTATGTGAACACCCCGTCCGGCTTCTTCATCGAATATGGCTGGGGCGGGCGCGTGATCGATCCCGAGACCTGGCAGCCGCACGAGACCTTTGACGGCCCGTCGCTGTGGGGTCACGAGCGGCTCCATATGCCCGAAGAGCAGCGCAAGCGGCTGCGCGACATGCGACTCGATGCGGCGGCGCGTGGCGTGCGCGTCGCCGACCCGCGCGTGCCGCCGCTCAACTGCGCGTGGCTGGATTCGCTGATCGCACGCGAATGA
- a CDS encoding response regulator transcription factor, translated as MSGADATILLVDDHSVVREGYRSVLQKQPGLRVVAEAADGAEAYRLYKSEAPDLVIMDLSMPGIGGIEAVRRIRQWDKSARILVFTMHENAGFAVQAIRAGARGYVTKTNPPETLVRAVKDVLAGKIAISPDIDHELALSRISGESSAADVLTPREFEVLRLLLAENTTEEIAETLHVSPKTVANLHSLIKDKLGVGSDIELVRLALRQGLLTEVDLGEA; from the coding sequence ATGAGCGGGGCAGACGCGACCATCCTGCTGGTCGACGATCATTCCGTCGTGCGCGAGGGCTATCGCTCCGTGCTCCAGAAGCAGCCGGGCTTGCGCGTCGTCGCCGAGGCGGCCGACGGTGCGGAAGCCTACCGCCTGTACAAATCCGAGGCGCCCGACCTCGTCATCATGGACCTCAGCATGCCCGGCATCGGTGGCATCGAGGCCGTCAGGCGGATCAGGCAATGGGACAAGAGCGCACGGATCCTGGTTTTCACCATGCATGAGAATGCCGGCTTTGCCGTGCAGGCGATCCGCGCCGGTGCGAGGGGTTACGTCACCAAGACCAATCCGCCCGAGACGCTGGTGCGCGCGGTGAAGGACGTGCTCGCCGGCAAGATCGCCATCAGCCCCGACATCGACCACGAACTTGCGCTCAGCCGTATCAGCGGCGAGAGTTCGGCCGCCGACGTGCTCACACCGCGCGAATTCGAGGTGCTGCGGCTGCTGCTCGCCGAGAACACGACGGAGGAAATCGCCGAGACCCTGCATGTCAGCCCGAAGACGGTGGCAAACCTGCACTCGCTGATCAAGGACAAGCTCGGCGTCGGCTCCGACATCGAGCTGGTGCGGCTGGCGCTACGCCAGGGACTCTTGACGGAGGTCGATCTCGGCGAGGCCTGA
- a CDS encoding DNA-binding transcriptional regulator: MSKERTRNGQPRQSEGVRAFKRGLDVLQEVNRSGGIRAGDVARALGLPRPTVYRLLETLEELGYVARSASDDRFRVTRRALSLGDGYDPGVVICQAAAPYLAELSKTLVWPVDLSTYENAAMVVQETTHSRSPLSIDRGMIGKRLPMLRTSAGRAYLAACPARERDLIVAHLRRIDDADDRPFLDQGRLDRMIAETAARGYAIRSEGEYNPRTASIAVPIVRNGAVFGCISIIWIRSALGIEEGVAQFAGQLQQTASAIPVEV, encoded by the coding sequence GTGTCCAAGGAGCGGACGCGGAACGGCCAGCCCCGTCAGTCGGAAGGCGTTCGTGCCTTCAAGCGCGGGCTGGACGTACTGCAGGAGGTCAACCGCTCCGGCGGCATCCGCGCCGGCGACGTTGCGCGCGCGCTCGGCCTGCCCCGCCCCACCGTGTATCGCCTGCTCGAAACGCTGGAGGAACTCGGCTATGTCGCGCGCAGCGCCAGCGACGACCGTTTTCGTGTGACCCGGCGGGCACTGAGCCTCGGTGACGGCTATGATCCCGGCGTGGTGATCTGCCAGGCGGCAGCGCCTTATCTCGCCGAACTCAGCAAGACGCTGGTCTGGCCGGTCGATCTCTCCACCTACGAGAACGCCGCGATGGTGGTGCAGGAAACGACCCATTCGCGCAGTCCCCTCTCGATCGACCGCGGCATGATCGGCAAGCGCCTGCCGATGCTGCGCACCTCAGCCGGCCGCGCCTATCTCGCCGCCTGCCCCGCGCGCGAGCGCGATCTGATCGTGGCCCATCTGCGCCGCATCGACGACGCCGACGACCGCCCCTTCCTCGACCAAGGCCGGCTCGACCGCATGATCGCCGAGACCGCCGCGCGGGGTTACGCGATCCGCAGCGAGGGTGAATACAATCCCAGGACGGCTTCGATTGCCGTCCCCATCGTGCGGAACGGCGCCGTATTTGGCTGCATCTCAATCATTTGGATTCGCTCCGCGCTGGGCATCGAGGAAGGGGTGGCGCAGTTCGCGGGCCAGCTTCAGCAGACCGCGTCAGCCATTCCTGTCGAGGTCTAG
- a CDS encoding mandelate racemase/muconate lactonizing enzyme family protein, producing the protein MKITSIETLRTEEFSNVIWVRIHTDTGMIGLGETFYGAGAVEAQIHDTFAGRLLGRNPLHIEAIHRDMLNLPMAQSSTGVEYRAASAIDIALWDLFGKVCGQPVHQMLGGLCRDKQRIYNTCAGTQYVRSTNISPVANWNLGASKGPYEDLDGFMHRADALAESLLESGISAMKIWPFDPAAQENKGLYITAAQMKQAIEPFEKIRKAVGDKMEIMVELHSLWNLPTAKQIARALEPYKPTWYEDPIRMNSPQALAEYARSTDVWVCASETLGSRFPYKDMLDRDAMHVVMADLCWTGGLTEGRKIAAMAETYHRPFAPHDCIGPIGFIAAIHMSFSQPNTLIQESVRAFYKGWYNELVTTMPTIKDGFVYPMEGPGLGVDLLPAVFDRSDLIVRRSNV; encoded by the coding sequence GTGAAGATCACGTCGATCGAGACCCTGCGCACCGAGGAGTTCTCCAACGTCATCTGGGTGCGCATCCACACCGATACGGGCATGATCGGGCTCGGCGAGACCTTCTACGGCGCGGGCGCGGTCGAGGCACAGATCCACGACACCTTTGCCGGCCGCCTGCTCGGCCGCAATCCCCTGCACATCGAAGCCATCCACCGCGACATGCTGAACCTGCCGATGGCGCAGTCATCCACCGGCGTCGAATATCGCGCGGCCTCCGCGATCGACATCGCGCTGTGGGATCTGTTCGGCAAGGTCTGCGGCCAGCCGGTGCACCAGATGCTCGGCGGCCTCTGCCGTGACAAGCAGCGCATCTACAACACCTGCGCCGGCACGCAATATGTCCGCTCGACCAATATCAGCCCGGTCGCGAACTGGAATCTCGGCGCCTCCAAGGGGCCTTACGAGGATCTCGACGGCTTCATGCATCGCGCCGACGCGCTCGCCGAGAGCCTCCTGGAGAGCGGCATCTCCGCGATGAAGATCTGGCCGTTCGATCCGGCGGCCCAGGAAAACAAGGGTCTCTACATCACCGCCGCCCAGATGAAGCAGGCGATCGAACCGTTCGAGAAGATCCGTAAAGCGGTCGGCGACAAGATGGAGATCATGGTCGAGCTCCACTCGCTGTGGAATCTGCCGACCGCCAAGCAGATCGCGCGCGCGCTCGAGCCGTACAAGCCGACCTGGTACGAAGATCCGATCCGCATGAACTCGCCGCAGGCGCTCGCCGAATATGCGCGCTCGACCGATGTCTGGGTCTGCGCCAGCGAGACGCTGGGCTCGCGCTTCCCCTACAAGGACATGCTCGACCGCGACGCCATGCACGTGGTGATGGCGGATTTGTGCTGGACCGGCGGCCTTACCGAGGGCCGCAAGATCGCCGCGATGGCCGAGACCTACCACCGGCCCTTTGCACCGCATGACTGCATCGGACCGATCGGCTTCATCGCCGCCATCCACATGTCGTTCAGCCAGCCCAACACGCTGATCCAGGAATCGGTGCGCGCCTTCTACAAGGGCTGGTACAATGAGCTCGTCACCACCATGCCCACGATCAAGGACGGTTTTGTCTATCCGATGGAAGGCCCCGGCCTCGGCGTCGATCTTCTGCCCGCCGTATTCGACCGCTCCGATCTGATCGTACGCCGCTCCAACGTCTAA
- a CDS encoding L-idonate 5-dehydrogenase, with amino-acid sequence MRAVVIHAPKDLRIDSYPDAEPGPGEVRVKIANGGICGSDLHYYHHGGFGVVRIQQPMALGHEIAGVVASVGDGVTSIKPGTRVAVNPSKPCGQCLHCQEGMRNQCLDMRFLGSAMRFPHVQGGFREFITVDATQAVPIADKLSLAEAAVAEPLAVCLHAGKQAGPLLGKRVLITGCGPIGALMILVARFGGAAEIVVTDVADAPLAVAKKLGATHAINVATNATALDPWRAGKGVFDTLFEASGNQAALRTALDVLRPGATLVQLGLGGEMTLPINSIVAKELQLRGTFRFDPEFELAVRLMGEGLIDVKPLITATMPFENAVAAFELASDRAQSMKVQLTF; translated from the coding sequence ATGCGCGCCGTCGTCATCCACGCCCCGAAAGACCTGCGGATCGATAGCTATCCGGATGCGGAGCCCGGCCCGGGCGAGGTCCGCGTCAAGATCGCCAATGGCGGCATCTGCGGCTCCGATCTGCACTACTACCACCACGGCGGCTTCGGCGTGGTCCGCATCCAGCAGCCGATGGCACTGGGGCATGAGATCGCCGGGGTGGTCGCTTCCGTCGGTGATGGCGTCACCAGCATCAAGCCGGGCACGCGCGTCGCGGTCAATCCGAGCAAGCCGTGCGGCCAGTGCCTGCATTGCCAGGAAGGCATGCGCAACCAGTGCCTCGACATGCGTTTCCTCGGCAGTGCGATGCGCTTTCCCCATGTGCAAGGCGGCTTTCGCGAATTCATCACGGTCGATGCGACGCAGGCCGTGCCGATCGCCGACAAGCTGTCGCTGGCGGAAGCCGCGGTGGCCGAACCACTGGCGGTGTGCCTGCATGCCGGCAAGCAGGCCGGCCCCCTGCTCGGCAAGCGCGTGCTGATCACCGGCTGCGGCCCGATCGGTGCGCTGATGATCCTGGTCGCGCGCTTCGGCGGTGCCGCCGAGATCGTGGTGACCGATGTCGCGGACGCACCGCTCGCGGTTGCGAAGAAGCTCGGCGCCACCCACGCCATCAATGTCGCGACCAACGCCACTGCGCTCGATCCCTGGCGCGCCGGCAAGGGCGTGTTCGACACCCTGTTCGAAGCCTCGGGCAACCAGGCCGCACTCCGCACCGCGCTCGACGTGCTGCGGCCGGGCGCAACGCTGGTGCAGCTCGGCCTCGGTGGCGAGATGACGCTGCCGATCAACAGCATCGTCGCCAAGGAATTGCAGCTTCGCGGCACTTTCCGCTTCGATCCCGAGTTCGAGCTCGCGGTGCGGCTGATGGGCGAAGGCCTGATCGACGTGAAGCCGCTGATCACGGCCACCATGCCGTTCGAGAACGCGGTCGCCGCCTTCGAGCTCGCCAGCGACCGCGCACAGTCGATGAAGGTGCAGCTGACCTTCTAG
- a CDS encoding GntR family transcriptional regulator translates to MARRKRALEVVRNDDDGEGRPSRRNRLNFFELAYQRIEELLVHCELKPGQFMTMLELQQITGFGRTPVHHAVNRLSADTLIIIRPRHGLHIAPIDLARERMLLGLRRDMERFVIRLAADRASLSHRNQALHIERLLRERRASLTLDEFNSIDRRIDALVLEAAGEPFLAHTLRPLHTLYRRIGFIHHRFMPGQTELSGTIDCHLAILAAVANRRVEDAVKASDALIDYMDAIFTGMEAGIDPRLLDCSIEPLLGT, encoded by the coding sequence ATGGCACGGCGCAAGCGCGCGCTCGAGGTGGTGAGAAACGACGATGACGGCGAGGGCAGGCCCTCCCGGCGCAATCGCCTCAACTTTTTCGAGCTGGCCTATCAGAGGATCGAAGAGCTGCTCGTTCATTGCGAGCTCAAACCCGGCCAGTTCATGACCATGCTGGAATTGCAGCAGATCACCGGGTTCGGCCGCACGCCGGTGCATCATGCCGTCAATCGTCTCTCGGCCGACACGCTCATCATCATTCGTCCGCGGCACGGCCTGCATATCGCGCCGATTGATCTGGCGCGTGAGCGCATGCTGCTTGGCTTGCGCCGCGACATGGAGCGCTTCGTGATCCGCCTTGCGGCCGATCGCGCCAGCCTGTCGCATCGCAATCAGGCACTGCACATCGAACGCCTGCTGCGCGAGCGCCGCGCCAGCCTGACCCTCGACGAATTCAACAGCATCGACCGTCGCATCGACGCGCTGGTGCTGGAAGCCGCCGGCGAGCCTTTCCTCGCCCACACGCTGCGACCGCTGCACACCCTGTATCGTCGCATTGGCTTCATCCACCATCGTTTCATGCCGGGACAGACCGAGCTGTCGGGCACGATCGATTGCCATCTCGCCATCCTCGCAGCGGTCGCCAATCGCCGCGTCGAGGATGCCGTGAAGGCAAGCGATGCGTTGATCGACTACATGGACGCGATATTCACCGGCATGGAGGCGGGCATCGACCCGCGCCTGCTCGATTGCAGCATCGAGCCGCTGCTCGGCACGTAG